The following nucleotide sequence is from Pseudomonas sessilinigenes.
GCATCGGACCCGGCAATACCGTCGGATGATGCAAGGCCGTGCGGTTCTGGTGGAAAGAGCCAGTGCATGACACTGCCATCAAGGCTATTGTGCGGCCTCTATGGAGCTGGCCGGCGCGACGCTGTTTGCAGACCAGCTTGCAACCTGGCAGCTCCAGAGACGCCACTCAGCGGTACCGCTGAGCGTTGCGAACACGATCGCTGCAGTGCCGCGCGCTTGAAAGAAAGTGCCGGCTAGCCACATGGAGAAAGTCTTGAGCAATTACTTCGAGAGTCCTTTCAAGGGCATCACACTGGACAAGCAGGTCACCCATCCGAACATCCAGGTTGGCCGGTACAGCTATTACTCCGGGTACTACCACGGCCACAGCTTCGACGAATGTGCACGCTACCTGCCACCAGACGAAGGCGTGGACCGACTGATCGTCGGCAGTTTCTGCTCGATCGGCTCGGGTGCCGCGTTCATCATGGCCGGTAATCAAGGCCACCGGAACGAATGGGTCAGCACCTTTCCTTTCTATTGGATGCCAGAAGAACCAGCCTTTGCGGGAGCGCAGAATGGCTATGAATCCGCTGGCGATACGGTCATCGGCAACGATGTCTGGATCGGCTCCGAAGCCATCATCATGCCGGGCGTCAAGGTGGGTGACGGCGCGGTGATCGGCACCCGCGCCCTGGTGACCCGGGATGTCGAGCCCTACGCCATCATCGGCGGCAACCCGGCCAAGACCCTTCGCATGCGCTTCGATGAGCGCACCGTGCAAATGCTCCTGGAAATGAAATGGTGGGACTGGTCCACCGACCAGTTGAAGGACGTGATGCCACTGATGACCAGCGGCAATGTCCAAGCGCTATACGTGCATTGGCAAAACGTAGTGCGCCGCGCTTGATCCAATCAGATCAAGAAAGCCCGTGGATCGTCGATCCACGGGCTTCAGCCAGGCATTCAAGAATCAGGCTCAGCCACCTGTACCGTAGCGTTGCTCCGATAGCGAAAAGAACTCCCTATCGATGACATCCCGCAGTTCCACCAGGCGTAACTGGCTGTATGCCGGCAGGATCCTTATGCCGAACTCCTCGATGTTCCTTATCACCCCCGCACCACGCCTGATGACCTGGTAGGCACAGTACTGAATGGAGTTCAGCGGTGAACAATTGATCCTGCCAGACTGCACCCTGAGTGCCAGCAAGTCAGGATCGAAGATCTCGCACTTGTCGAGCATCACCTGGCTCAAAAGACATTCGAAACGCTGCAGGACACTGCGTTTCTGATCTTCACCATAACCATTCCACTCAATCACCTCATGATCGAATCGCTTGCAACCCCGGCACACCCGATCACCGTAGACCGTTGAGCAAAGCCCGATACAAGGCGTCTTGATTTTCTCCAGACTCATTCAGCACTCCTGGGATCGAACCTCGCTTATCGACCCTTTGTCTTCCAGGCCGATCAATCCCAGGACAAGGCGCCACCGGTTTGATATTCAATGACACGGGTCTCGAAGAAGTTCTTTTCCTTCTTCAAGTCCATTATCTCGCTCATCCACGGGAATGGATTCTCGACGTTTGGATACTCCTCCTTCAGCCCTATCTGGCACAGGCGGCGATTGGCGATGAATTTCAGGTAGTCCTCCATCATGGCCGCATTCATGCCCAGGACTCCGTGGGGCATCGTGTCTCGCGCATATTCGATTTCCAGCTGGGTACCCTGCAGGATCATTTGAGTCGCCTCCTCCATCAAGGCATGGTCCCAGAGGTGAGGGTTCTCGATCTTGATCTGGTTGATGACGTCTATGCCGAAGTTCAAGTGCATCGACTCATCGCGAAGGATGTACTGGAACTGCTCCGCGACGCCGTTCATCTTGTTTCTTCGCCCCATGGAGAGAATCTGGGTAAAACCGCAATAAAAGAAGATGCCCTCCAGCACGCAGTAGTAGGCGATCAGGTTCCTGAGCAGTTCCTTGTCCGCAGAGACACTGCCTGTCTTGAACCTTGGATCGGATATGGCCCGGGTATAACGCAATCCCCACGCGGCTTTCTTGGCCACGGTAGGAACCTCGCGATACATGTTGAAGATCTCCCCCTCGTCCATGCCCAGGGACTCGATACAGTATTGATAGGCGTGCGTATGGATGGCCTCCTCGAAGGCCTGGCGCAAGATGTATTGTCGGCACTCGGGGTTGGTAATCAGGCGGTACACCGCCAGGGCCAGGTTGTTGGCTACCAGGGAGTCGGCAGTCGCAAAGAACCCAAGACTGCGCATGACGATACGACGCTCATCGTCACTCAACCCCTGCGGGTTCTTCCAAAGCATGATGTCTGCCGTCATGTTGACTTCTTGCGGCATCCAGTGATTCGCACACCCGTCCAGGTATTTTTGCCAGGCCCAGTCATATTTCAGTGGAACCAGCTGGTTCAGGTCCGCTCGACAATTGATCATGCGCTTTTCATCGACGGCAACCCGTCCCGAGGCCCCTTCCAACTCATCCAGGCGCTGGTTGAACTCCAGTGAGTTGAGAGCTTTCTTCGCTCGAATCACTGCTGGCGAATCACCAGGCACAATCATCCTGGCTTCCTGCGCGGCGGTATTTCCTGCCACGTCGAGACCGTCCTTTGGTGTCGTTTCATGCGGCCTGTCAGGTCCACCCGTTCCTGCAGCTTCATGATCGTTCACATCAAGCCCATCCCAACTCAACATTTCATCCATCCTTATTCTTGCCGTCTGGCGAGCAGCAGCTCGACCAGAAAGTCATGTTTTCGAGAATGCGTACCGCAAAGCCTTCCCACAAAAACACCACATATAGTTAAAATAGAACAACAAAACACAATATGTAGTGCATTCAGCGAAAGCGGGGCACAAGATATAGAGGGTAGGATGGTGCGTCAACACAATATATAGACAAAAAACTAAACAAAAACACTACATGTAGTGTTTTCAGGTCAAAAAAATGCGCATCGACGATAAGGCGGCTCGACGCAAGGGAGACGGGCTTAAAGGCGTGGCGGGAAGGTTGCCGAAACAGCACCGGTGTCAAAGCCGGACCGGCGGCGCCTATGCTCCGTCCAGTGGTACCTGCAGTTCTACATGCAAGCCGTGGGCATGCCATCGGCGATCGACGATCCCACCAACAGTACTGGCAAGCTGATCGATCATCTGAGTGCCATAACCACACCTGTCCGGCGGTGCGATGATCCTGGGCCCAGCACTTTCCAGCCACTTGAGTGCCAGCCGTCCTTCGGCCGTCTTCCAACTGATGTGGACTTGCCCTTGAGGAACACTGAGCGAACCATGCTTCACCGAGTTGGTCGCCAACTCATGGAGGACCAGCGCCAGCAGATTGGCCAGCGCTTCCGGAATCACATGCCTGGCACCACTGAACCGGCATTGATTGCCAAAGGGCAGAAGCACTGCTTTGACCAAAGACCGCATCTGCACACTGGACAGATCGTCCGTTGCCAGCACCTTGTCGTAGACCCTGGACAATGCCTTCAGCTTGCCTTCGGCGATCATCGCCAACTGATCGGCTTTCCCAGAGGCACGGGCCTCACGATCAGCCATCATCATGACCGCCGCCGACACGGTGAACAGATTCTTGATCCGATGCAGCATCTCTCCCGACAACAACTGCTCCCTGAGCAACAGCCGGTCCAGTTTGTGCTGTAGCAGCACCAGCTCGGAGACATCCCGCGACACGCACACGACCGAGAAGACCTGGCCTGAGGGACCGACAACCGGCGTCATCAGGTTGTCCCAATGAACAACCTGCCCCGAGGCTTCACTGTGGCCGGCAAAACGAGCGGTGACACCGGTGAGGGCCAAGGCCAGGGCTTCATCGGCAGCGGCCTGGACCGAAGCCGGCAGCAAGGGTATCCAGGGCACGCCCCGGACCTGGGCGGGTGCAATCCCCAGGGCGACACGTCCTGCCTCGTTCATGGCCAGGAGAAGACCGTCCGGACTCAGGACTTTTATGCAGTCGGAAGTGGCGTCGAGCATGGCCCGTTGCGCATTGAAAACAGCGGGCTGGTCATCCCCTTCAGGCCTGGTGGAAGCCCCGCCCTGGTTATCGTCCTTGTGCATGATTTCAACTACCTAAAGGCCGAGACAGCCAACGATAAGACAACCCAATGGGGACGACAATCATTCGCCTCCCCACAAGACCAGGCGTGTAAAAACATGCCGTTCTCATCGACGACGGTCCCTCCATGCCCTTGGCTTCTGCGGGCCATGGACTGGCGGTTCCGTCACCTGGCGCGCATGATGGGCGACGGTGACCATCACCTGGGGTTTCCTGCAAGCGCTCGGTATGACTGGAGTGTTTCAATGTATGAAGTTCGCCCCGTATCGCTGCATGGAGTGCTAGCGACACTCGCCATTACCCGGGCACGGGGCGTACCGGATGAAATCATCCTGAGAGGTGCAGGCCGCCTGCCCGATTCCCTGACCGACCCCGATGCGACCATCACCATGGAGCAGGAGTTGGTGGTATTCGACAACGCTCGCCGGGCCATTCCCGAACAGCATCTGGGCCTGCTCATTGGCAGCTCCATGCCGATCTCGACACTGGGTCTGCTCGGCTACACCCTGCTGGCAGCGCCTACCCTGGGCGAGGCCCTGAACTGCGGCTTGCAGTTCCCCATCCAGTTGGCCAGCCAGTTCGCCCCGCACCTACTGCACTACGGTAACGACCAGCATTTCGTAGGCCGCGATTGCCATGGTTTTTTCGAGGGCTACAGTTTCTCCACCGACGTCTTTCTCAGCGCGACCTTGCGCGTCATCCGCGACTGCCTGCAATCTCCCCATGAGCCATTCAGCGCTCATTTCAAACGTCCGGCCCCCAGCGATCTGGCCCCCTATCGCCAACTGTTCGGCGGCGACATCCAGTTCTCCAGCCACTCGGATTCCCTCAAGCTCCCCAAGGCCCTACTGAACCAACGGTTGCCGCTAGCGGATCCGATCAGCCACCTGGCCATGCTGAAGCTGACCCAAGCACGAGAACGAGAGCTGGAGACCAGCGCCGGTAGCGCAATAGCCCATGAAGTGAGCACCTTGCTCAAATCGGACATCCAGCGCTACAGCGATCTGAAAGCCGTGGCCCAGGCCTTGAATATCTCCGAACGAACCCTGCGCCGACGGCTGGCCGAACGCACGGTAACCTTCAAGCGCCTGCAGAGCATGGCCCGCCACCAACTGGCCAATCGGCTGCTCAGCAGTACTCACCTGTCGCTGGACGCCATCAGCCAGCAATTGGGTTTTGCCGACCCGTCCTCCTTCGTCCATGCCTATCACAAATGGGCCGGTGTATCCCCCGGGCGTTTTCGCCGATCGCTACGAAGCTGAGCCCGCTCCCGCCAGCTTCTGGGTCAAAACGATGGCTTGGCCGGAAAAGACAAAAAGCTGGCCAGTTTCATCACCTCAAGCGCTGTCCAGCATCCGATACTGGAGCCCGCTTCATGGCCCGCCAATTCTAATAATACGGCCGCCCCGGCAAGCCAACGGCCAC
It contains:
- the catB gene encoding type B chloramphenicol O-acetyltransferase, whose product is MSNYFESPFKGITLDKQVTHPNIQVGRYSYYSGYYHGHSFDECARYLPPDEGVDRLIVGSFCSIGSGAAFIMAGNQGHRNEWVSTFPFYWMPEEPAFAGAQNGYESAGDTVIGNDVWIGSEAIIMPGVKVGDGAVIGTRALVTRDVEPYAIIGGNPAKTLRMRFDERTVQMLLEMKWWDWSTDQLKDVMPLMTSGNVQALYVHWQNVVRRA
- a CDS encoding DUF1289 domain-containing protein encodes the protein MSLEKIKTPCIGLCSTVYGDRVCRGCKRFDHEVIEWNGYGEDQKRSVLQRFECLLSQVMLDKCEIFDPDLLALRVQSGRINCSPLNSIQYCAYQVIRRGAGVIRNIEEFGIRILPAYSQLRLVELRDVIDREFFSLSEQRYGTGG
- a CDS encoding ribonucleotide-diphosphate reductase subunit beta — its product is MIVPGDSPAVIRAKKALNSLEFNQRLDELEGASGRVAVDEKRMINCRADLNQLVPLKYDWAWQKYLDGCANHWMPQEVNMTADIMLWKNPQGLSDDERRIVMRSLGFFATADSLVANNLALAVYRLITNPECRQYILRQAFEEAIHTHAYQYCIESLGMDEGEIFNMYREVPTVAKKAAWGLRYTRAISDPRFKTGSVSADKELLRNLIAYYCVLEGIFFYCGFTQILSMGRRNKMNGVAEQFQYILRDESMHLNFGIDVINQIKIENPHLWDHALMEEATQMILQGTQLEIEYARDTMPHGVLGMNAAMMEDYLKFIANRRLCQIGLKEEYPNVENPFPWMSEIMDLKKEKNFFETRVIEYQTGGALSWD
- a CDS encoding PAS domain-containing protein codes for the protein MHKDDNQGGASTRPEGDDQPAVFNAQRAMLDATSDCIKVLSPDGLLLAMNEAGRVALGIAPAQVRGVPWIPLLPASVQAAADEALALALTGVTARFAGHSEASGQVVHWDNLMTPVVGPSGQVFSVVCVSRDVSELVLLQHKLDRLLLREQLLSGEMLHRIKNLFTVSAAVMMMADREARASGKADQLAMIAEGKLKALSRVYDKVLATDDLSSVQMRSLVKAVLLPFGNQCRFSGARHVIPEALANLLALVLHELATNSVKHGSLSVPQGQVHISWKTAEGRLALKWLESAGPRIIAPPDRCGYGTQMIDQLASTVGGIVDRRWHAHGLHVELQVPLDGA
- a CDS encoding AraC family transcriptional regulator, whose translation is MYEVRPVSLHGVLATLAITRARGVPDEIILRGAGRLPDSLTDPDATITMEQELVVFDNARRAIPEQHLGLLIGSSMPISTLGLLGYTLLAAPTLGEALNCGLQFPIQLASQFAPHLLHYGNDQHFVGRDCHGFFEGYSFSTDVFLSATLRVIRDCLQSPHEPFSAHFKRPAPSDLAPYRQLFGGDIQFSSHSDSLKLPKALLNQRLPLADPISHLAMLKLTQARERELETSAGSAIAHEVSTLLKSDIQRYSDLKAVAQALNISERTLRRRLAERTVTFKRLQSMARHQLANRLLSSTHLSLDAISQQLGFADPSSFVHAYHKWAGVSPGRFRRSLRS